From a single Couchioplanes caeruleus genomic region:
- a CDS encoding S8 family peptidase: MTIAAHWPLPDTRTPAQLEHDKQDVLGQVTVLQADGVSQELDSIVESIRTRQRAAGRGRGLPFVRFTPDGSPRIVLAAENQLVVDADPQRLAQAGGLLADYVAADRPGRSERRRTRVYRHRQGRSAEALREDARRLRQAGVAANVNSIVPLGYVIKGSSYPGLTVAPRPFATNGADQPVRVAVIDTGLAPQPRTDAWDTGVVGEGTDPLNVLEPLDRNDWFSGHGTFGAGIVRQIAPDCEVVVYRFTSADGLGTDESAADMLIRAADDAAGKRLVINASFGAPAVDGVPPLAMQEAVAYISATYPDALIVASAGNDGRDLPLYPAAFPGVKAVGALTSDLTPASFSNRGSWVHCSAVGVGIVSTFVEGLLPPEPGIGADVHFAPDAWATWSGTSFTAPQISAAVAALCGEDATLTPRAAFDRLVAGRPTVNGFGAVVHLLPGTPTS; encoded by the coding sequence ATGACCATCGCAGCACACTGGCCGCTGCCCGACACCCGCACCCCCGCCCAGCTGGAGCACGACAAGCAGGACGTCCTCGGTCAGGTGACGGTCCTGCAGGCGGACGGCGTCTCCCAGGAGCTCGACTCCATCGTGGAGAGCATCCGGACCCGTCAGCGCGCCGCGGGCCGGGGACGCGGACTGCCCTTCGTCCGGTTCACCCCCGACGGCAGCCCCCGGATCGTGCTGGCCGCGGAGAACCAGCTGGTCGTCGACGCGGATCCGCAGCGGCTGGCGCAGGCGGGCGGCCTGCTCGCCGACTACGTGGCGGCCGACCGTCCGGGCCGCAGCGAGCGCCGGCGCACCCGGGTGTACCGGCACCGGCAGGGAAGGTCGGCGGAGGCGCTGCGGGAGGACGCCAGGCGCCTGCGGCAGGCCGGGGTGGCGGCGAACGTGAACTCGATCGTCCCGCTCGGCTACGTCATCAAGGGCAGTTCGTACCCCGGGCTGACCGTGGCACCGCGGCCGTTCGCCACCAACGGCGCCGACCAGCCCGTGCGCGTCGCGGTCATCGACACCGGGCTCGCGCCGCAGCCCCGTACGGACGCCTGGGACACCGGCGTGGTGGGCGAGGGCACCGACCCGCTCAACGTGCTCGAGCCGCTGGACCGCAACGACTGGTTCTCCGGGCACGGCACGTTCGGGGCCGGCATCGTCCGGCAGATCGCGCCGGACTGCGAGGTCGTGGTCTACCGGTTCACGTCCGCCGACGGGCTGGGCACCGACGAGTCCGCCGCGGACATGCTGATCCGGGCCGCCGACGACGCCGCCGGCAAGCGCCTGGTGATCAACGCGTCGTTCGGTGCACCGGCCGTCGACGGGGTCCCGCCACTGGCCATGCAGGAGGCGGTCGCGTACATCTCCGCCACGTACCCGGACGCCCTGATCGTCGCGAGCGCCGGCAACGACGGCCGTGACCTGCCGCTCTACCCGGCGGCGTTCCCGGGGGTGAAGGCGGTGGGCGCGCTCACCAGCGACCTCACCCCGGCGTCGTTCTCGAACCGCGGCAGCTGGGTGCACTGCTCGGCGGTGGGCGTGGGGATCGTGTCCACCTTCGTGGAGGGGCTGCTGCCGCCGGAGCCCGGCATCGGCGCCGACGTCCACTTCGCCCCGGACGCGTGGGCGACCTGGAGCGGCACGTCGTTCACCGCGCCGCAGATCAGTGCCGCGGTGGCCGCCCTGTGCGGCGAGGACGCGACGCTGACCCCGCGGGCCGCGTTCGACCGGCTCGTCGCCGGCCGGCCGACGGTGAACGGCTTCGGCGCGGTGGTGCACCTGCTGCCCGGTACGCCGACGAGCTGA
- a CDS encoding RNA polymerase sigma factor, whose translation MGGNELVEDVAVLVAKAADGDQAAWQEIVGRFSPRVWAVCRAHRLGAADAADVFQQTWLRLLENLGSLRDPTKLGAWIGTTCRNEALAAIRRARRATPVEDSVLAERPGDPSDDPEVPFLIAARDAELWRAFRRLGRRCQEVLRVLVVEAEDGRPSYESSAAALGMPIGSLGPTRGRCLTQLRRFLTEGIQGPGGES comes from the coding sequence ATGGGCGGCAACGAGCTGGTCGAGGACGTCGCCGTGCTCGTCGCCAAGGCCGCGGACGGTGACCAGGCGGCGTGGCAGGAGATCGTCGGCCGGTTCAGCCCGCGGGTGTGGGCGGTGTGCCGGGCGCACCGGCTCGGCGCGGCCGACGCGGCGGACGTCTTCCAGCAGACGTGGCTGCGGCTGCTGGAGAACCTCGGCTCGCTGCGCGACCCCACGAAGCTGGGCGCCTGGATCGGTACGACGTGCCGCAACGAGGCGCTGGCCGCGATCCGCCGGGCGCGGCGGGCCACGCCGGTGGAGGACTCGGTCCTGGCCGAGCGGCCGGGTGACCCGTCGGACGATCCCGAGGTGCCGTTCCTGATCGCCGCCCGCGACGCCGAGCTGTGGCGGGCGTTCCGCCGGCTCGGGCGGCGCTGCCAGGAGGTGTTGCGGGTGCTCGTCGTCGAGGCCGAGGACGGGCGGCCGTCGTACGAGTCCTCGGCGGCCGCGCTGGGGATGCCGATCGGCAGTTTGGGGCCGACGCGGGGGCGGTGCCTGACGCAGCTGCGCAGATTCCTGACAGAAGGTATCCAGGGGCCCGGCGGCGAGTCGTAG
- a CDS encoding GNAT family N-acetyltransferase produces MFVIDLGDGAELRPLEPWQAGEFLEHMDRARASVDPWIPWAARSTDTDSATATLQRYADLAARDAGRIYGIWLAGTLVGGVMFVSFSTRTGVCEVGCWLEPAGTGRGLITRAVGLLLDWALGERGLYRAEWRCRPDNTASSNVARRLGMTLEGTLRGEFAYGGVRHDTQVWAVTAPEWAAKS; encoded by the coding sequence ATGTTCGTGATCGATCTCGGCGACGGCGCCGAGCTGCGCCCGCTGGAGCCCTGGCAGGCCGGCGAGTTCCTGGAGCACATGGACCGGGCCCGCGCCTCCGTGGACCCGTGGATCCCCTGGGCCGCCCGCAGCACCGACACCGATTCCGCCACCGCGACCCTGCAGCGGTACGCCGATCTCGCCGCGCGCGACGCCGGTCGCATCTACGGCATCTGGCTGGCCGGGACGCTGGTGGGCGGCGTGATGTTCGTGTCGTTCAGCACGCGTACGGGGGTGTGCGAGGTGGGCTGCTGGCTGGAGCCGGCCGGGACGGGACGCGGGCTCATCACCCGGGCGGTCGGCCTGCTCCTCGACTGGGCGCTCGGCGAGCGGGGGCTGTACCGGGCGGAGTGGCGCTGCCGGCCGGACAACACGGCCAGCTCGAACGTCGCGCGGCGGCTCGGGATGACGCTGGAGGGGACGCTGCGGGGCGAGTTCGCGTACGGCGGGGTGCGCCACGACACGCAGGTGTGGGCCGTGACCGCGCCGGAGTGGGCCGCGAAGAGCTGA
- a CDS encoding DNA polymerase ligase N-terminal domain-containing protein — protein sequence MPSDRLTTYRRKRDFARTPEPAGRPLPAAGAGVRRFVVQRHRARRLHYDFRLEIDGVLVSWAVPKGPTLDPGVRRAAFHVEDHPLEYFDFEGVIPAGQYGGGDVIVWDAGTWEPHAHRAGRAADPGRDVAAGELHLDMHGEKLRGRFVLVRTRTGSSGREEWLLLHKHDDDAVTGWDAEDHPHSVLSGRTNDEVRADPDRLWRSDRPAARASVALKARDLTDDELAELDDLPATGSWTVFGRKLRVTNLDKVLFPGRPGEEPVTKRDFLRYAARIAPVSLPYLGGRALNLHRYPNGAGTKGFWHKELPGHAPEWLPRWDNPGADPGETRTYLVVDEPAALVWAANFGALEWHPWTSLTEAPQLPTYALVDLDPGTTTSWDELLTLARLHRTAFEHLGIRARPKVTGRRGIQIWVPVAPGPTFDDTRAWVERLSRTVGAVIPELVSWKWQKSDRNGLARLDYTQNAINKTLVAPYSTRPAPGAPVSAPIDWDELDDPALRPDGFTVRDVTDRLAQKGDLFRDVLDHTQKLPAL from the coding sequence GTGCCGTCGGACCGGCTGACCACGTACCGGCGCAAGCGGGACTTCGCCCGTACGCCGGAACCCGCCGGCCGTCCCCTGCCCGCGGCCGGCGCCGGCGTGCGGCGGTTCGTCGTGCAGCGGCACCGTGCGCGCCGGCTGCACTACGACTTCCGGCTGGAGATCGACGGTGTGCTGGTCAGCTGGGCCGTGCCGAAGGGGCCGACGCTGGATCCCGGCGTGCGCCGCGCGGCCTTCCACGTCGAGGACCACCCGCTCGAGTACTTCGACTTCGAGGGCGTGATCCCGGCCGGCCAGTACGGGGGCGGCGACGTCATCGTGTGGGACGCCGGCACCTGGGAGCCGCACGCGCACCGGGCCGGGCGGGCGGCCGACCCGGGGCGCGACGTCGCCGCCGGCGAGTTGCACCTGGACATGCACGGCGAGAAGTTGCGCGGCCGGTTCGTGCTGGTCCGTACCCGGACCGGATCGTCCGGCCGGGAGGAATGGCTCCTGCTGCACAAGCACGACGACGACGCCGTGACCGGATGGGACGCCGAGGACCACCCGCACTCGGTGCTCAGCGGCCGTACCAATGACGAGGTGAGGGCCGACCCGGACCGGTTGTGGCGCTCCGACCGTCCCGCCGCGCGGGCGTCCGTCGCGCTGAAGGCGCGCGACCTCACCGACGACGAGCTCGCGGAGCTGGACGACCTGCCGGCGACCGGCTCGTGGACCGTCTTCGGCCGCAAGCTGCGGGTGACCAATCTGGACAAGGTCCTGTTCCCGGGCCGCCCCGGCGAGGAACCGGTCACCAAACGCGACTTCCTCCGGTACGCGGCCCGCATAGCCCCGGTCTCCCTGCCCTACCTGGGCGGCCGGGCCCTGAACCTGCACCGCTACCCGAACGGTGCGGGCACGAAGGGCTTCTGGCACAAGGAGTTGCCGGGCCACGCGCCCGAATGGCTGCCGCGCTGGGACAACCCCGGCGCGGACCCGGGGGAGACGCGGACGTACCTGGTCGTGGACGAGCCGGCGGCGCTGGTGTGGGCGGCGAACTTCGGCGCGCTCGAGTGGCACCCGTGGACCTCGCTGACCGAGGCGCCGCAGCTGCCCACGTACGCCCTCGTCGACCTGGACCCGGGCACCACCACCAGCTGGGACGAGCTGCTCACGCTGGCCCGGCTGCACCGTACGGCCTTCGAGCACCTCGGCATCCGGGCCCGCCCGAAGGTCACCGGCCGCCGCGGCATCCAGATCTGGGTGCCGGTCGCGCCGGGGCCCACGTTCGACGACACCCGCGCGTGGGTGGAGCGGCTGTCCCGTACGGTCGGCGCGGTCATCCCGGAGCTGGTCAGCTGGAAATGGCAGAAGAGCGACCGGAATGGCCTGGCACGCCTGGACTACACGCAGAACGCGATCAACAAGACCCTGGTGGCGCCGTACAGCACCCGCCCGGCACCGGGAGCGCCGGTGTCCGCGCCGATCGACTGGGACGAGCTGGACGACCCGGCGCTGCGCCCGGACGGCTTCACGGTCCGGGACGTGACCGACCGGCTCGCGCAGAAGGGCGACCTGTTCCGCGACGTCCTCGACCACACCCAGAAACTGCCCGCCCTGTAG
- a CDS encoding Ku protein produces MARPIWTGSISFGLVSVPVGLYSATHEHEVSFHQFEKGTADRIRLRRVNERTGKDVEYDDIVKGTDVGDGELVMLDQEELDSVAPGRSRSLEIHQFVDLDEIDPLYYQKTYYLAPGSDETMKTYALLRDAMADANRAAVGTLVMRGKEYLAAIRPDDDLLVLQTMYFADEVRDPKKELDRVPGASKAKPAELSMAAQLIDSMSGPWKPAEYRDTYTDRVNELIEAKKSGREVTVAEDAPEPTNVTDLLEVLRRSVEAAKSRQSAPAKKAPAKKTAAKKTAAKKTATTAKRAAPARKTATKKAAPAKKTAAKKTAAAKNTTARKRAS; encoded by the coding sequence ATGGCGCGACCGATCTGGACCGGCTCGATCTCCTTCGGCCTGGTGTCGGTGCCCGTGGGGCTGTATTCGGCCACCCACGAGCACGAGGTCTCGTTCCACCAGTTCGAGAAGGGTACCGCCGACCGTATCCGGCTGCGCCGGGTCAACGAGCGGACCGGCAAGGACGTGGAGTACGACGACATCGTCAAGGGCACCGATGTCGGCGACGGCGAGTTGGTCATGCTCGACCAGGAGGAGCTCGACTCGGTTGCGCCCGGCCGCTCCCGCAGCCTGGAGATCCACCAGTTCGTCGACCTGGACGAGATCGACCCGCTCTACTACCAGAAGACCTACTATCTCGCGCCGGGCAGCGACGAGACCATGAAGACGTACGCGTTGCTGCGCGATGCGATGGCCGACGCCAACCGGGCGGCCGTCGGCACGCTCGTGATGCGCGGCAAGGAATACCTGGCCGCGATCCGCCCCGACGACGACCTGCTCGTGCTGCAGACCATGTACTTCGCCGACGAGGTGCGCGATCCGAAGAAGGAGCTGGATCGAGTCCCCGGGGCGAGCAAGGCGAAGCCCGCCGAGCTCAGCATGGCCGCCCAGCTCATCGACTCGATGTCCGGGCCGTGGAAGCCGGCGGAGTACCGCGACACCTACACCGACCGGGTCAACGAGCTGATCGAGGCCAAGAAGTCCGGCCGCGAGGTCACGGTCGCCGAGGACGCGCCGGAGCCCACGAACGTCACGGACCTGCTCGAGGTGCTGCGCCGCAGCGTCGAGGCCGCGAAGAGCCGCCAGTCCGCCCCTGCGAAGAAGGCGCCGGCCAAGAAGACGGCGGCCAAGAAGACGGCGGCCAAGAAGACGGCGACGACAGCGAAGAGGGCGGCGCCTGCAAGAAAGACGGCCACGAAGAAGGCAGCGCCTGCGAAGAAGACGGCTGCGAAGAAGACCGCGGCCGCCAAGAACACGACCGCCCGGAAGCGGGCTTCCTGA
- a CDS encoding PRC-barrel domain-containing protein, translated as MFAAENLRDWRGEKVIDPEGDKIGELEAVYVDTATDEPAFVTVKVGMIGRHRLVFAPVTGATVSPSALRVQFPKKLVTEAPAIDLDGELTATDEPALYAHYGLAYQPGTSGERRLGRR; from the coding sequence ATGTTTGCCGCTGAGAACCTGCGTGACTGGCGTGGTGAGAAGGTCATCGACCCCGAGGGCGACAAGATCGGGGAGCTGGAGGCCGTGTACGTCGACACCGCCACCGACGAGCCGGCCTTCGTGACGGTCAAGGTCGGCATGATCGGCCGCCACCGGCTGGTGTTCGCCCCGGTCACCGGCGCGACCGTGAGCCCGAGCGCCCTACGCGTGCAGTTCCCGAAGAAGCTCGTCACCGAGGCGCCCGCCATCGACCTGGACGGCGAGCTCACCGCCACGGACGAGCCCGCCCTGTACGCGCACTACGGCCTGGCGTACCAGCCGGGCACGTCGGGCGAGCGGCGGCTCGGGCGGCGCTGA
- a CDS encoding radical SAM protein gives MATGIDDPPLPGHLQLEITSACNLRCMMCLVRYRPPVNKLAGAMTPELFHRVVDEVPGLRRLTLQGLGEPLLSPHLPAMIRTAVDRGVTVGFNTNATLLTARRAAELVASRVDWLHVSLDGAHAGAYEAIRDGASFDTVVANLAGLVRAKRAAGSATPWIRVVFVAMRDTVGELPDLVHLLGDIGVDELHVQNLSHSFSDTDPAGRYEGIRQFTADQALWTGADEDHARQVFAEAGRAAAERGLRLRLPATGSPTSGGRGCSWPWEAAYITSSGVVQPCCMVMGDDRVSLGVVGEQSFAQIWHGEPYREFRRRLAGAEPPEVCRGCSLYHRTF, from the coding sequence ATGGCGACCGGTATCGATGACCCGCCACTCCCCGGGCACCTGCAGCTCGAGATCACCTCGGCCTGCAACCTGCGCTGCATGATGTGCCTGGTCCGGTACCGTCCGCCGGTCAACAAGCTGGCCGGCGCCATGACGCCGGAGCTGTTCCACCGGGTTGTGGACGAGGTGCCGGGGCTGCGCCGGCTCACGCTGCAGGGGCTGGGCGAGCCGCTGCTGTCGCCGCATCTGCCGGCGATGATCCGTACGGCGGTGGATCGCGGCGTCACCGTGGGGTTCAACACCAACGCCACCCTGCTCACCGCGCGCCGGGCCGCCGAGCTGGTGGCGAGCCGGGTGGATTGGCTGCACGTCTCCCTGGACGGGGCGCACGCCGGGGCGTACGAGGCGATCCGGGACGGCGCCTCCTTCGACACGGTGGTGGCGAACCTGGCCGGGCTGGTCCGGGCGAAGCGGGCGGCGGGCAGCGCCACCCCGTGGATCCGGGTGGTGTTCGTGGCCATGCGCGACACCGTCGGGGAGTTGCCCGACCTGGTGCATCTGCTGGGCGACATCGGCGTGGACGAGTTGCACGTGCAGAACCTGTCGCACAGTTTCTCGGACACCGACCCGGCCGGCCGGTACGAGGGGATCCGGCAGTTCACGGCCGACCAGGCTCTGTGGACGGGCGCCGACGAGGACCACGCCCGGCAGGTGTTCGCGGAGGCCGGACGCGCGGCCGCGGAACGGGGACTGCGCCTGCGGCTGCCCGCCACGGGCTCCCCCACGAGCGGCGGCCGCGGGTGTTCGTGGCCGTGGGAGGCCGCGTACATCACCAGCTCGGGTGTCGTGCAGCCGTGCTGCATGGTGATGGGCGACGACCGGGTCTCGCTGGGTGTGGTGGGTGAGCAGAGCTTCGCGCAGATCTGGCACGGCGAGCCGTACCGCGAATTCCGGCGGCGGCTGGCCGGTGCGGAGCCGCCCGAGGTCTGCCGCGGCTGCTCGCTGTATCACCGCACGTTCTGA
- a CDS encoding threonine synthase — MSHSALSHLECSRTGERSDADAVQGVSAAGVPLLARYDTELAGRTLTREALAARPATLWRYHEMLPVRDPASIVSLGEGMTPLLPLPRYGARIGVPGLLMKDEGLTPTGSFKARGAAVGVSRAAELGVRGVAMPTNGNAGAAWAVYAARAGLRCLIAMPAAAPAITRTECVAAGAELYLVDGLIGDAGRLINAAVRERGGYQEVSTLKEPYRLEGKKTMGYEIVEQLGWQVPDVILYPTGGGVGLIGIHKALREMQELGWIGDRLPRLVAVQATGCAPIVRAYERGADVSEPFPDAATVAFGITVPKALGDFLVLRAVRETGGTAIAVTDEATLAEQRRLAADEGAFICPEGAACLAAARDLRDSGFIGGSDRVVVLNTGTGLKYPETIPVDVPTLPIGGRIENVR, encoded by the coding sequence ATGAGCCACTCCGCCCTCAGCCACCTCGAATGCTCCCGCACCGGCGAGCGCTCCGACGCCGACGCCGTGCAGGGCGTCAGCGCGGCCGGCGTGCCCCTGCTGGCGCGCTACGACACCGAGCTGGCCGGGCGCACGCTCACCCGCGAGGCGCTGGCCGCGCGGCCCGCGACCCTCTGGCGCTATCACGAGATGCTGCCCGTGCGGGACCCGGCGTCGATCGTGTCGCTGGGCGAGGGCATGACCCCGCTGCTGCCGCTGCCGCGGTACGGCGCCCGCATCGGCGTGCCGGGCCTGCTCATGAAGGACGAGGGGCTGACACCGACCGGCTCGTTCAAGGCCCGCGGCGCCGCCGTCGGGGTGTCCCGCGCCGCGGAGCTGGGCGTCAGGGGCGTCGCGATGCCGACCAACGGCAACGCGGGCGCGGCCTGGGCGGTCTATGCGGCCCGCGCCGGCCTGCGCTGCCTCATCGCGATGCCGGCCGCGGCACCGGCGATCACCCGCACCGAGTGCGTCGCGGCCGGCGCCGAGCTCTACCTGGTGGACGGCCTGATCGGCGACGCCGGCCGTTTGATCAACGCCGCCGTCCGTGAACGCGGCGGCTACCAGGAGGTGTCCACGCTCAAGGAGCCGTACCGGCTCGAGGGCAAGAAGACGATGGGCTACGAGATCGTCGAGCAGCTCGGCTGGCAGGTGCCCGACGTCATCCTGTACCCGACCGGCGGCGGCGTCGGGCTGATCGGCATCCACAAGGCCCTGCGGGAGATGCAGGAGCTCGGCTGGATCGGCGACCGCCTGCCGCGCCTCGTCGCGGTCCAGGCCACCGGCTGCGCGCCCATCGTGCGTGCCTACGAGCGGGGCGCCGACGTCAGCGAGCCGTTCCCGGACGCGGCCACCGTGGCGTTCGGCATCACCGTGCCCAAGGCGCTCGGCGACTTCCTGGTCCTGCGCGCGGTCCGCGAGACCGGCGGCACGGCGATCGCGGTGACCGACGAGGCGACGCTCGCCGAGCAGCGCCGGCTCGCCGCCGACGAGGGCGCCTTCATCTGCCCGGAGGGCGCGGCCTGCCTGGCGGCGGCCCGCGACCTGCGCGACAGCGGCTTCATCGGCGGGTCCGACCGGGTGGTCGTGCTCAACACGGGTACGGGCCTGAAGTACCCGGAGACGATCCCCGTGGACGTCCCCACCCTGCCGATCGGCGGGCGCATCGAGAATGTGCGGTGA
- a CDS encoding putative bifunctional diguanylate cyclase/phosphodiesterase: MSRRDLGDRVAGAAVAAGGALLAAYLVWYVGGWGGETLRAYVTDGIYPPLALLFTVLAVRAVRTVADARARAAWSFIAVAFACQLVAHTSWFVEDAILHSTTYPSFADYWFLAFVPFMFVALLLLAGVRRTRRDKIKLALDALIVGASTFMVLWYLVLGPILVTDGAGLSEIVYSAALPVGDLLLVLALATVLLRRATAAGTPVRLLAAGVVTYVIADVYYGYIQLHEGFVGGTWPDLFWLLGCYLFTLAAYRQCRRAGGGDAAARDRRVVSTWLPYGAIALAYGLLGTLVREQGMYPFGGMIIGAVLLTGLVVARQMYALRENRDLAVTDPLTGLANRTLVGDRLIQLSAQPLRAGRHAAVLIVDLDNFKRVNDTYGHDAGDAVLSGAAAALRSVIRAGDTAGRLGGDEFAVILQNLPDADTAARIAERLVEALRTPVIFGDRLLAVEASIGVAVRDERTTDGEELMRHADTAMYCAKRAGRGRYAVYRPELDSRARDAELRRAIDNGELVVFFQPAVELGGGRIEAVEALVRWNHPERGLLMPGEFIALAEETGAVVPLGERVLRDACREVARWQTTVPGAEQVRLSVNLSPNQVLQPELVDTIGNILEETGFPAHRLILELTEGVVLEPDAAVVARLEKLRAMGISIAVDDFGTGYSALTYLRRLPVDILKIDRSFVTGIADDPEARTVAEAVVRLGMAFRMNVVAEGIETADQARGLAAMGCGFGQGFHFYRPMDGEAAAEALRTAYDFRGTGD, encoded by the coding sequence ATGAGTCGTCGGGACCTGGGTGACCGCGTGGCCGGTGCGGCCGTCGCGGCCGGCGGCGCGCTGCTAGCGGCGTACCTGGTCTGGTACGTCGGCGGCTGGGGCGGGGAGACGCTGCGGGCGTACGTGACCGACGGCATCTACCCGCCGCTCGCCCTGCTGTTCACCGTGCTCGCCGTGCGGGCGGTGCGGACCGTGGCCGACGCCAGGGCCCGGGCCGCCTGGTCGTTCATCGCGGTGGCGTTCGCCTGCCAGCTGGTCGCGCACACCTCCTGGTTCGTCGAGGACGCGATCCTGCACTCCACCACGTACCCGTCGTTCGCCGACTACTGGTTCCTGGCCTTCGTACCGTTCATGTTCGTCGCGCTGCTGCTGCTCGCCGGTGTCCGCCGCACCCGGCGCGACAAGATCAAGCTGGCGCTGGACGCGCTGATCGTCGGCGCCAGCACGTTCATGGTGCTGTGGTACCTGGTGCTCGGGCCGATCCTGGTGACCGACGGCGCCGGGCTCAGCGAGATCGTCTACTCGGCCGCGCTGCCGGTCGGCGACCTGCTGCTGGTCCTGGCCCTGGCGACCGTCCTGCTGCGGCGCGCCACGGCGGCCGGCACTCCCGTACGGCTGCTCGCCGCCGGCGTCGTCACGTACGTGATCGCCGACGTGTACTACGGCTACATCCAGCTGCACGAGGGCTTCGTGGGCGGCACGTGGCCGGACCTGTTCTGGCTGCTCGGCTGCTACCTGTTCACGCTGGCCGCGTACCGGCAGTGCCGGCGGGCCGGCGGCGGCGACGCGGCGGCCCGCGACCGGCGCGTGGTGAGCACCTGGCTGCCGTACGGCGCCATCGCGCTGGCGTACGGGCTGCTCGGCACGCTCGTCCGCGAGCAGGGCATGTACCCCTTCGGCGGCATGATCATCGGTGCGGTGCTGCTGACCGGCCTGGTCGTCGCCCGCCAGATGTACGCGCTGCGCGAGAACCGCGACCTCGCCGTCACCGACCCGCTCACCGGCCTGGCCAACCGCACGCTCGTCGGCGACCGGCTGATCCAGCTGAGCGCCCAGCCGCTGCGGGCGGGCCGGCACGCCGCCGTCCTCATCGTGGACCTCGACAACTTCAAGCGCGTCAACGACACGTACGGCCACGACGCCGGCGACGCCGTGCTCTCCGGGGCGGCCGCGGCGCTGCGCTCGGTGATCCGCGCCGGCGATACGGCGGGGCGCCTGGGCGGCGACGAGTTCGCCGTCATCCTGCAGAACCTGCCCGACGCCGACACCGCCGCGCGGATCGCCGAACGGCTCGTCGAGGCCCTGCGTACCCCGGTGATCTTCGGTGATCGTCTGCTGGCGGTCGAGGCCAGCATCGGCGTCGCCGTGCGCGACGAGCGCACGACCGACGGCGAGGAACTGATGCGGCACGCCGACACCGCGATGTACTGCGCCAAGCGCGCGGGCCGCGGACGGTACGCCGTCTACCGGCCGGAGCTGGACTCCCGGGCGCGCGACGCCGAGCTGCGCCGCGCGATCGACAACGGCGAGCTGGTGGTCTTCTTCCAGCCGGCCGTCGAGCTGGGCGGCGGCCGCATCGAGGCGGTCGAGGCGCTGGTGCGCTGGAACCATCCCGAGCGGGGTCTGCTGATGCCGGGCGAGTTCATCGCGCTCGCCGAGGAGACCGGGGCGGTCGTGCCGCTGGGCGAGCGGGTGCTGCGCGACGCCTGCCGCGAGGTGGCGCGCTGGCAGACCACCGTCCCGGGCGCCGAGCAGGTCCGCCTGTCGGTCAACCTGTCGCCGAACCAGGTGCTGCAACCCGAGCTGGTCGACACCATCGGCAACATCCTCGAGGAGACCGGCTTCCCGGCGCACCGGCTCATCCTGGAGCTCACCGAGGGCGTCGTGCTCGAGCCGGACGCCGCCGTCGTGGCGCGCCTCGAGAAGCTGCGCGCGATGGGCATCAGCATCGCGGTCGACGACTTCGGCACCGGCTACTCCGCGCTGACCTACCTGCGGCGGCTGCCCGTCGACATCCTCAAGATCGACCGTTCCTTCGTCACCGGGATCGCCGACGACCCGGAGGCGCGTACGGTCGCCGAGGCCGTGGTGCGCCTGGGCATGGCGTTCCGGATGAACGTGGTGGCCGAGGGCATCGAGACGGCCGACCAGGCGCGCGGGCTGGCCGCGATGGGCTGCGGCTTCGGCCAGGGCTTCCACTTCTACCGCCCGATGGACGGCGAGGCCGCCGCCGAGGCGCTGCGGACCGCGTACGACTTCCGCGGCACCGGCGACTGA